Proteins from a genomic interval of Paenibacillus sp. RC334:
- the tsaB gene encoding tRNA (adenosine(37)-N6)-threonylcarbamoyltransferase complex dimerization subunit type 1 TsaB, which yields MQREHTDENVKPRERFLALDTATTVMAAALMNGKELLGESNVYGERNHSVHVISELERLLNEDGLTRDDVDGIAVGVGPGSYTGIRIAVTAAKTLAWAWGVPVTSVSTLQALAWGGWSRGTESQGQEAGSELASIHSPGEQAADWIVPVLDARRGQVYTGLFAANVDGNTGIPQRLEPDAIRLMATWTEDLLQRLEALPSEQRPAVIWLVGETAVHAETAERLRAWSELRIVPYELEGRWVGRLGADKLLRQEHDELHTLVPNYTQLAEAEANLLRQR from the coding sequence ATGCAAAGAGAGCATACAGATGAGAATGTAAAGCCGCGTGAGCGGTTTTTGGCGTTAGATACAGCGACGACCGTGATGGCGGCCGCTCTGATGAACGGAAAAGAGTTACTGGGAGAAAGCAATGTCTATGGCGAACGCAATCACTCGGTGCACGTGATTTCCGAATTGGAACGGCTTCTGAACGAAGACGGGCTGACACGAGATGATGTGGACGGCATTGCGGTGGGTGTGGGACCGGGGTCTTACACAGGCATTCGCATTGCGGTGACCGCAGCGAAAACACTTGCTTGGGCCTGGGGAGTCCCGGTGACATCCGTATCCACTTTGCAGGCGCTGGCCTGGGGCGGTTGGAGCCGTGGCACCGAGTCGCAGGGGCAAGAAGCTGGAAGTGAGTTAGCAAGTATACACTCGCCCGGAGAGCAGGCGGCAGACTGGATTGTTCCAGTGCTGGATGCAAGGCGCGGACAGGTTTACACAGGCTTGTTCGCAGCGAATGTGGACGGCAATACCGGGATTCCGCAGCGTCTGGAACCGGATGCGATCCGATTGATGGCCACTTGGACTGAGGACCTGCTGCAACGGCTGGAGGCTTTGCCGTCCGAACAGCGCCCTGCGGTCATTTGGCTGGTCGGTGAAACGGCGGTTCACGCAGAAACAGCCGAGCGCCTGCGTGCATGGAGCGAGCTTCGTATCGTACCGTATGAGCTGGAAGGAAGATGGGTTGGCCGCCTTGGGGCGGATAAGCTGCTTCGTCAGGAACATGACGAGTTACATACGCTGGTTCCAAACTATACCCAGTTGGCGGAGGCGGAAGCCAATCTGCTTCGTCAGCGCTGA
- a CDS encoding amidase domain-containing protein: MLKFIKKIVSPILVISFLTTSFIASPASADVEKELTSKAKPNSSFSTLVDNIVQGKTELRINTLKETNVTKDEALKQYAKAFDIVEKYIAEKNIKINQDLDNIEYQRFIKSLGVSLDDFSESDRQEIVKLVKFVDLYENAEKNKIINNLKSKLYAKSINEKDLAELLELVPVSLSEASTVEAPTTVEASVYQEKADIKPLRYANGYSSVNARDYAYKWWDDRNPTYSKYYADYFGCSVSRACWNDCTNFVSQALYAGGMLEWDGLYLTGDDAWYFRNGSPFKPSHSWGGSNNFYNHWKYRAKLASITNDMSMGDPVNADFNNDGDIDHTAIITEFTNGRFFLTQHTIDRKDAPLSTWYSNGYKVYAWKMSTAKRSPND; encoded by the coding sequence ATGTTAAAATTTATAAAGAAAATTGTTAGTCCGATACTTGTTATTTCTTTTTTAACCACCTCATTCATAGCATCGCCTGCATCAGCAGACGTAGAAAAGGAATTGACGTCAAAAGCTAAACCCAATTCGTCTTTTTCTACATTGGTAGATAACATTGTGCAAGGAAAAACCGAACTAAGAATCAATACCCTTAAAGAAACAAATGTTACAAAAGACGAAGCCTTAAAACAATATGCTAAAGCTTTTGATATTGTAGAAAAGTATATTGCAGAAAAAAATATTAAAATCAATCAAGATCTCGACAACATTGAATATCAAAGATTTATAAAGTCATTAGGGGTATCACTTGATGACTTTTCAGAGTCTGACAGACAAGAGATTGTGAAGCTAGTTAAGTTTGTGGATTTATACGAAAACGCTGAGAAAAATAAGATTATTAATAACCTTAAATCAAAATTATATGCAAAGTCCATTAATGAGAAAGACTTAGCGGAACTGTTGGAACTTGTACCAGTATCCTTATCTGAGGCTTCAACAGTTGAGGCTCCTACAACTGTTGAAGCCTCAGTTTATCAAGAAAAGGCGGACATAAAACCGTTAAGATATGCAAATGGATACAGTTCAGTTAATGCAAGAGACTATGCTTACAAATGGTGGGATGACCGTAATCCAACTTACTCTAAGTACTACGCCGATTATTTTGGTTGTTCTGTAAGTAGAGCATGTTGGAATGACTGCACCAACTTTGTTTCACAGGCATTATACGCTGGTGGTATGCTGGAATGGGATGGTTTATATTTAACTGGTGATGATGCTTGGTACTTTAGAAATGGCTCCCCCTTTAAACCATCTCATAGCTGGGGGGGTTCAAATAATTTCTATAATCACTGGAAGTATAGAGCTAAATTAGCATCTATTACAAACGATATGTCAATGGGAGACCCAGTAAATGCTGACTTCAATAATGATGGTGACATCGATCATACAGCTATTATAACTGAGTTTACGAATGGCCGTTTCTTTTTGACTCAGCATACAATAGATAGAAAAGACGCTCCCTTATCTACTTGGTATTCAAATGGGTACAAGGTTTATGCATGGAAAATGAGTACTGCAAAAAGAAGCCCAAATGACTGA
- the tsaE gene encoding tRNA (adenosine(37)-N6)-threonylcarbamoyltransferase complex ATPase subunit type 1 TsaE, protein MKISQEQFTFRSAGEAQTGTLAGFLAAKAVPGTVIVLDGDLGAGKTAFSKAFASHLGVPGIVNSPTFTLIKEYEGRLPLYHMDVYRITQDEAEDLGLDEYFYGTGVCLVEWGSIIPDMLPEQRLHMYIETTDVEERLIHLTGYGEPYEQWCRSLRENGV, encoded by the coding sequence ATGAAAATTTCGCAGGAACAGTTTACGTTCCGTTCTGCCGGAGAGGCTCAGACCGGGACTTTGGCAGGGTTTTTGGCAGCCAAAGCGGTTCCCGGAACGGTGATCGTGCTGGATGGAGACCTGGGAGCGGGCAAAACCGCTTTTTCCAAAGCCTTTGCCAGTCATCTGGGTGTCCCGGGTATCGTAAACAGCCCCACCTTTACGCTCATTAAGGAGTATGAAGGCCGATTGCCCTTGTACCATATGGATGTGTACCGTATTACACAGGATGAGGCAGAGGATCTTGGGCTGGACGAATATTTTTACGGGACAGGCGTATGTCTGGTCGAATGGGGCAGTATTATACCAGATATGTTGCCGGAGCAGCGGCTTCACATGTATATAGAAACAACGGATGTGGAGGAGCGCTTGATTCACCTTACCGGGTACGGCGAGCCTTATGAACAATGGTGCCGCAGTTTGCGGGAGAATGGAGTTTGA
- the rimI gene encoding ribosomal protein S18-alanine N-acetyltransferase has protein sequence MAKNIQREEKLEFRLMQLDDIPDVLAIEHEAFTLPWTEEAFRNELTMNHFAKYMIMELNGQAIGYAGMWTIMDEAHITNIAVREAYRGRKLGDKLLDELMQTASYLGMERMTLEVRVTNRIAQGLYEKKGFKPAGVRKGYYSDNNEDAVIMWADLPAHGASGEQEGSVQKQ, from the coding sequence ATGGCAAAGAACATACAACGGGAAGAAAAGCTGGAGTTTCGACTGATGCAGCTGGATGATATTCCCGATGTGCTGGCGATTGAGCATGAAGCGTTCACGCTACCGTGGACGGAAGAAGCGTTCCGCAATGAATTGACGATGAATCATTTTGCTAAATATATGATTATGGAGCTGAACGGACAGGCCATCGGCTACGCAGGGATGTGGACGATTATGGACGAGGCTCATATTACGAATATTGCCGTTCGTGAGGCCTATCGCGGGCGCAAGCTTGGAGATAAGCTGCTGGACGAGCTAATGCAAACGGCCTCTTATCTGGGGATGGAACGCATGACGCTGGAGGTACGGGTGACGAATCGGATTGCTCAGGGCTTGTATGAGAAAAAAGGCTTTAAGCCAGCGGGCGTCCGTAAGGGCTATTATTCGGATAATAACGAGGATGCCGTGATCATGTGGGCGGATCTTCCCGCACATGGGGCATCCGGTGAACAGGAAGGAAGCGTGCAGAAGCAATGA
- a CDS encoding cysteine hydrolase family protein: protein MGQNVLLIIDVQQAMFMYDEKLYREQEVVEHLQQLLTRARAAGTPVIFVQHTDEADEDFRENSVGWAIADAVRPLPHERIVRKTSWDSFYQTELDNVLKELGADRLIIAGMQTEFCLDTTCRNAYSLGYQNNVLVSDAHSTFNSKVLSGEQIVAHHNEMLGNRFVRLLATEAVHF, encoded by the coding sequence ATGGGACAAAACGTTTTACTCATAATTGACGTGCAGCAAGCTATGTTTATGTATGATGAGAAGCTGTACCGAGAGCAGGAAGTTGTAGAGCATTTGCAGCAGCTTTTGACCAGAGCCAGAGCTGCAGGTACACCGGTGATTTTTGTGCAGCATACCGATGAAGCGGATGAGGATTTCCGGGAAAACAGTGTAGGCTGGGCCATAGCCGATGCAGTGCGTCCCCTTCCCCATGAGCGAATTGTCCGTAAAACATCCTGGGACAGCTTTTACCAAACCGAATTGGACAATGTGCTCAAGGAACTGGGAGCTGATCGGCTCATCATTGCGGGGATGCAAACCGAGTTCTGCCTCGACACGACCTGTCGGAACGCCTACAGTCTGGGGTACCAGAATAATGTGCTTGTGTCGGATGCGCACAGTACATTTAATAGTAAAGTGCTGAGTGGCGAACAAATCGTTGCACACCACAATGAGATGCTCGGTAATCGTTTTGTACGTTTGCTTGCAACGGAGGCTGTACATTTTTAA
- a CDS encoding aspartyl-phosphate phosphatase Spo0E family protein — protein MKKQEILRYRLEKNRQKLYDLQKEHGLDDARVLKQSMLLDELINQYNRIFYTNVKKPTA, from the coding sequence ATGAAAAAGCAAGAAATTTTACGATATCGCTTGGAAAAGAACAGACAGAAGCTCTACGATCTTCAAAAAGAACACGGATTGGATGATGCACGTGTGCTCAAGCAATCTATGCTTCTCGACGAACTCATCAACCAATACAATCGGATCTTCTATACAAATGTAAAAAAGCCGACTGCTTGA
- a CDS encoding L-threonylcarbamoyladenylate synthase has protein sequence MNLIKADTTEFAVQWKTQGNQETIYWQLTPPKAAGETVRQYSAQDERFIAEAAALLLSGGTVAFPTETVYGLGADACNTAAVEAVFAAKGRPADNPLIVHIAERSQLEELVTGVNKTAEALMDAFWPGPLTLVLPVRADVLSKRVTAGLDTVAVRMPDHPTALALLRAARIPVAGPSANRSGRPSPTLASHVMDDLAGYISGVVDDGATGVGLESTVVQVQPDGTVTILRPGGITGEQLEAVAGITVSTQANTAGPLHKEAAVAPGAANDDHSAPRAPGMKYAHYAPRGWLGLVGGASPQRVADAAAGLLRNADNRGEVTGLLLFEEHRSLYAKDAASCVVSLGSLSSLEEGARFLYAALRRFDEVGATYIIAETCPDTGLGAAIMNRLLKAARGSLIDTN, from the coding sequence ATGAACTTGATAAAAGCGGATACAACTGAATTTGCTGTTCAATGGAAGACTCAGGGAAATCAAGAAACTATATACTGGCAGCTAACCCCACCCAAGGCGGCCGGAGAAACTGTACGGCAGTATTCTGCACAAGATGAGCGGTTTATTGCCGAAGCGGCAGCTTTATTACTTAGCGGAGGTACGGTGGCCTTCCCTACTGAAACGGTCTATGGCCTAGGAGCAGACGCATGCAACACCGCCGCAGTAGAAGCCGTGTTCGCCGCCAAAGGTCGACCGGCTGACAATCCTCTGATCGTGCACATTGCTGAGCGGAGCCAGCTCGAGGAACTGGTTACTGGTGTAAATAAGACTGCCGAAGCGTTAATGGATGCTTTCTGGCCGGGGCCGTTGACATTGGTGCTGCCTGTCCGGGCAGATGTCCTGTCGAAGCGCGTGACCGCCGGACTTGACACCGTCGCTGTACGGATGCCTGACCATCCCACTGCACTGGCGCTGCTGCGTGCGGCTCGCATTCCCGTAGCGGGGCCCAGCGCTAACCGCTCCGGTCGGCCAAGCCCCACATTGGCCTCTCATGTGATGGATGACCTGGCAGGTTACATCAGCGGGGTTGTGGACGATGGGGCCACAGGCGTCGGATTGGAGTCGACAGTGGTACAAGTGCAGCCTGACGGGACAGTGACCATACTGCGTCCAGGCGGTATCACGGGCGAACAGCTGGAGGCGGTAGCTGGTATTACGGTCTCTACGCAGGCTAATACGGCGGGCCCACTTCACAAAGAAGCAGCAGTCGCTCCGGGCGCTGCCAATGACGACCATTCGGCACCGCGTGCGCCGGGTATGAAATATGCCCATTATGCACCGCGCGGATGGCTCGGCCTGGTAGGCGGTGCTTCGCCGCAGCGCGTAGCGGACGCGGCTGCTGGGCTACTGCGCAATGCGGACAACAGGGGTGAGGTTACAGGACTACTTCTTTTTGAAGAACACAGATCCTTGTATGCCAAGGATGCTGCTTCCTGCGTCGTTTCTCTGGGTTCGTTATCCTCACTGGAAGAGGGGGCCCGCTTCTTGTATGCCGCGCTGCGTCGATTCGATGAAGTGGGAGCGACCTACATTATCGCTGAGACCTGCCCGGATACCGGACTTGGCGCAGCCATCATGAACAGGCTGCTCAAAGCAGCTCGTGGTTCTCTCATTGATACCAATTAA